Proteins encoded within one genomic window of Thermococcus celer Vu 13 = JCM 8558:
- a CDS encoding glucodextranase DOMON-like domain-containing protein, which yields MRRVVALLLATLVLGSLIGANVKTVGAAEPKPLNVIIVWHQHQPYYYDPIQDVYTRPWVRLHAANDYWKMAHYLSEYPDVHATIDLSGSLIAQIADYMHGKKDTYQIVTEKIANGEPLTVDEKWFMLQAPGGFFDSTIPWNGEPITDPNGNPIRDFWKRYTELKDKMLQAKAKYASLPLEEQKVAVTNEFTEQDYIDLAVLFNLAWIDYDYIMTHPELKALYDKVDEGGYKRDDVKTVLDAQMWLLNHTFEEHEKINYLLGNGNVEVTVVPYAHPIGPILNDFGWENDFDSHVKKADELYREYLGNGTAVPKGGWAAESALNDKTLEILSDNGWQWVMTDQMVLEKLGIQGTVENYYRPWVAEFNGKKIYLFPRDHALSDRVGFNYGGMNQYQAVEDFTNELLKLQKQNYDGSLVYVVTLDGENPWEHYPYDGKLFLTELYKKLTELQKQGLIRTVTPSEYIKLYGDKANRLTPKTMKRLDLTDDKVNALLKAQSLGELYDMAGVDEEMQWPESSWIDGTLSTWIGEPQENYGWYWLYLARKALMENKGKMSKENWDKAYEYLMRAEASDWFWWYGSDQDSGQDYTFDRYLKTYLYEMYKLAGVEPPSYLFGNYFPDGQPYTSRGLVGLKEGEIKNFSSQSPMARDVKVYFDGEGVHFVVNGNLSEFEVSLWETNKRVGNTFTLLQSRPSELRYSLFPFSKDSVGLMITKHVVYRDGKAEIYAAKGYEESEKIGEATVKKTDEGTEVTVPFDYVESPDDFYFAVSTVKDGELEVISSPVELKLPTEVKGVPIVDMTDPEGDDHGPGTYTYPTDQVFKPGVFDLLRFRMLEQTDSYVMEFYFKDLGGNPWNGPNGFSLQIIEVYLDFKDGGNSSAIKMFEDGPGSNVNLDPEHPWDVAFRIAGWDYGNLIVLPNGTAIQGELQISADPVKNAIIVKVPKKYIQINEDYGLWGDVLVGSQDGYGPDKWRPVAVEAEQWKLGGADPQAVINNVAPRVVDELVPSGFKPTQEEQLKGYDANNVKLATVKALPMLKQGIVVKDPEGDDHGPGTYTYPTDQVFKPGVFDLLKFKMTEGSDDWTLEFYFKDLGGNPWNGPNGFSLQIIEAYFDFEKGGNTSAIKMFPDGPGSNVNLDPEHPWDLALRIAGWDYGNLIVLPNGTAIQGELQISADPVKNAIIVKVPKKYLSVSDYGLYASILVGSQDGYGPDKWRPVAVEAEQWKLGGGDPNAIIDNLAPRVVDELVPSDFKPTQEEQLKSYDLDKKKLATVLMIPLIKGAGGEQPTPTETSTTSTTSSTTKSTTSSKTTTTTSSPSPTQTTTSSPSITSSNTQSTTNTSKGGGICGPGIIVALAAIPLLLRRRR from the coding sequence ATGAGACGGGTGGTTGCCCTACTGCTTGCAACACTGGTCCTTGGAAGTTTGATTGGAGCGAATGTCAAAACCGTTGGAGCGGCCGAACCCAAGCCGCTGAACGTGATAATAGTCTGGCACCAGCACCAGCCCTACTACTACGACCCGATTCAGGACGTCTACACGAGGCCGTGGGTCAGGTTACACGCGGCAAACGACTACTGGAAGATGGCCCACTACCTCAGCGAATACCCAGACGTTCACGCCACGATTGACCTCTCGGGCTCTCTCATAGCCCAGATAGCCGACTACATGCACGGGAAGAAGGACACCTACCAGATAGTGACGGAGAAGATAGCCAACGGCGAACCGCTTACGGTCGACGAGAAGTGGTTCATGCTCCAGGCCCCCGGGGGGTTCTTCGACAGCACCATCCCCTGGAACGGGGAGCCGATCACCGACCCCAACGGCAACCCGATAAGGGACTTCTGGAAACGCTACACCGAGCTGAAGGATAAGATGCTCCAGGCCAAGGCCAAGTACGCCAGCCTGCCGCTCGAGGAGCAGAAGGTCGCGGTTACGAACGAGTTCACCGAGCAGGACTACATAGACCTTGCGGTGCTCTTCAACCTCGCCTGGATAGACTACGACTACATAATGACCCACCCGGAGCTCAAGGCCCTCTACGACAAGGTCGACGAGGGTGGCTACAAGAGGGACGACGTCAAGACCGTTCTCGACGCCCAGATGTGGCTCCTCAACCACACCTTTGAGGAGCACGAGAAGATAAACTACCTCCTCGGGAACGGCAACGTCGAGGTCACCGTCGTTCCCTACGCCCACCCCATAGGCCCGATACTCAACGACTTCGGATGGGAGAACGACTTCGACAGCCACGTCAAGAAGGCGGACGAGCTCTACAGGGAGTACCTCGGAAACGGAACCGCCGTGCCGAAGGGAGGCTGGGCGGCGGAGAGCGCCCTCAACGACAAGACCCTTGAGATCTTATCGGACAACGGCTGGCAGTGGGTCATGACGGATCAGATGGTCCTTGAAAAGCTCGGAATCCAGGGGACGGTCGAAAACTACTACAGGCCCTGGGTGGCCGAGTTCAACGGAAAGAAGATATACCTCTTCCCGCGCGACCACGCCCTCAGCGATCGCGTCGGCTTCAACTACGGTGGAATGAACCAGTACCAGGCAGTCGAGGACTTCACCAACGAACTCCTCAAGCTCCAGAAGCAGAACTACGACGGCTCCCTCGTCTACGTCGTCACCCTCGACGGCGAGAACCCGTGGGAGCACTACCCCTACGACGGCAAGCTCTTCCTCACCGAGCTCTACAAGAAGCTCACGGAACTTCAGAAGCAGGGGCTTATAAGAACGGTAACCCCGAGCGAGTACATCAAGCTCTACGGAGACAAGGCCAACAGGCTCACCCCCAAGACCATGAAGCGCCTCGACCTCACAGACGACAAGGTTAACGCCCTTCTAAAGGCCCAGAGCCTCGGCGAGCTCTACGACATGGCGGGTGTGGATGAGGAAATGCAGTGGCCCGAGTCGAGCTGGATCGACGGGACCCTCTCAACGTGGATAGGCGAGCCGCAGGAGAACTACGGCTGGTACTGGCTCTACCTCGCGAGGAAGGCCCTGATGGAGAACAAAGGGAAGATGAGCAAGGAGAACTGGGACAAAGCCTACGAGTACCTGATGAGGGCGGAGGCGAGCGACTGGTTCTGGTGGTACGGAAGCGACCAGGACAGCGGCCAGGACTACACCTTTGACAGGTATCTTAAAACCTACCTCTACGAGATGTACAAACTGGCCGGGGTCGAGCCCCCGAGCTACCTCTTCGGAAACTACTTCCCGGACGGCCAGCCCTACACCTCAAGGGGACTCGTTGGACTCAAGGAGGGCGAAATCAAGAACTTCTCGAGCCAGTCCCCCATGGCCAGGGACGTTAAGGTCTACTTCGACGGTGAGGGGGTTCACTTCGTCGTCAACGGCAACCTGAGCGAGTTCGAGGTGAGCCTCTGGGAGACGAACAAGCGCGTTGGAAACACCTTCACCCTCCTCCAGAGCAGGCCGAGCGAACTGCGCTACTCCCTGTTCCCGTTCTCAAAGGACAGCGTCGGACTTATGATAACCAAGCACGTCGTTTACAGAGACGGCAAGGCCGAGATCTACGCGGCCAAGGGCTACGAGGAGAGCGAGAAGATTGGTGAGGCAACCGTCAAGAAGACCGATGAGGGTACGGAGGTCACCGTGCCCTTCGACTACGTAGAGAGCCCCGACGACTTCTACTTCGCGGTCTCGACCGTTAAGGACGGGGAGCTCGAGGTGATAAGCAGTCCGGTTGAACTCAAGCTTCCGACAGAGGTCAAGGGCGTTCCCATCGTGGACATGACAGATCCGGAGGGTGACGATCACGGTCCTGGAACCTACACCTACCCGACCGACCAGGTCTTCAAGCCAGGGGTCTTCGACCTGCTCCGCTTCAGGATGCTCGAGCAGACGGACAGCTACGTCATGGAGTTCTACTTCAAGGACCTCGGAGGTAACCCGTGGAACGGGCCCAACGGCTTCAGCCTCCAGATAATCGAGGTTTACCTCGATTTCAAGGACGGCGGCAACAGCTCGGCCATCAAAATGTTCGAGGATGGGCCGGGTTCAAACGTCAACCTCGATCCGGAGCACCCGTGGGACGTCGCCTTCAGGATAGCCGGCTGGGATTACGGTAATCTCATAGTCCTGCCGAACGGAACGGCCATCCAGGGTGAACTGCAGATATCCGCCGACCCAGTCAAGAACGCGATAATAGTTAAGGTTCCGAAGAAGTACATCCAGATAAACGAGGACTACGGCCTCTGGGGAGACGTTCTCGTCGGTTCTCAGGACGGTTACGGTCCGGACAAGTGGAGGCCGGTGGCCGTTGAGGCCGAACAGTGGAAACTCGGTGGCGCCGACCCGCAGGCGGTCATAAACAACGTTGCCCCGCGCGTCGTTGATGAACTCGTTCCATCCGGGTTTAAGCCGACCCAGGAGGAACAGCTGAAGGGCTACGACGCCAACAACGTAAAGCTCGCCACGGTGAAGGCCCTCCCGATGCTCAAGCAGGGTATAGTCGTGAAGGACCCCGAGGGCGACGATCACGGTCCTGGAACCTACACCTACCCGACCGACCAGGTCTTCAAGCCAGGGGTCTTCGACCTCCTCAAGTTCAAGATGACCGAGGGAAGCGATGACTGGACGCTGGAGTTCTACTTCAAGGACCTCGGAGGAAACCCGTGGAACGGGCCCAACGGCTTCAGCCTCCAGATAATTGAAGCGTACTTCGACTTTGAGAAAGGAGGAAACACCAGCGCCATCAAGATGTTCCCCGACGGACCGGGCTCAAACGTCAACCTCGACCCGGAGCATCCATGGGATCTGGCGTTGAGGATAGCGGGCTGGGACTACGGTAATCTAATAGTCCTGCCCAACGGAACGGCCATCCAGGGTGAACTGCAGATATCCGCCGACCCAGTCAAGAACGCGATAATAGTCAAAGTCCCCAAGAAGTACCTGAGCGTCTCGGACTACGGGCTCTACGCCTCCATCCTCGTCGGCTCCCAGGACGGTTACGGTCCGGACAAGTGGAGGCCGGTGGCCGTTGAAGCCGAACAGTGGAAACTCGGCGGAGGGGATCCAAACGCCATCATTGACAACCTGGCACCGAGGGTGGTCGACGAGCTCGTTCCATCGGACTTCAAGCCCACGCAGGAGGAACAGCTGAAGAGCTACGACCTTGACAAGAAGAAGCTCGCGACGGTTCTCATGATACCCCTCATCAAGGGAGCCGGCGGCGAGCAACCGACGCCGACGGAGACGAGCACGACTTCGACCACTTCAAGTACGACGAAGAGCACCACCTCAAGCAAGACGACCACGACGACCAGCTCACCGAGCCCCACCCAGACAACCACCAGCAGCCCGAGCATCACATCAAGCAACACCCAGAGCACGACGAACACCTCTAAAGGCGGCGGAATCTGCGGGCCAGGAATCATAGTGGCCCTCGCCGCAATACCGCTCCTCCTCAGGAGGAGGCGCTGA
- a CDS encoding ABC transporter permease subunit produces the protein MMGVRKREALRSLVLTALAIFVMFIILFPVYYIFIVSVTPGSTLATTKLELIPHNASLDSYREVLFGFRGSEISENFTGTIEGTAQIQNGKLYVTNGKLIGKVKYGPFTGLKFEVPVSKAVFEVGSGTTVNQKFSGKVRGLFVLTRINEDGSIGFGIVRNLELSDPARGNLTEGPTGRNYILIRNSGEVTFTRVGKFVNSVFFGYLKNSLILATLTVLLALFFVVPAAYAFSRMKFFGREHVLYFYLMFTQVAGGLGIAGLIALYGMLVKLGLYDKLPVLSFIYAAGSVPFNTWLLKGYIDSISPDFDEAALVDGASYLQIIRYVLLPMALPGIATVAIFAFIGGWTEFILASLLLTEKNQPLSVWIYTLMGGIGRGIDWSYFGAAALLFALPVFVAFMLAQNYIRSGLTIGGLKE, from the coding sequence ATGATGGGCGTAAGGAAGAGGGAGGCTCTGAGGAGCCTCGTGCTCACGGCACTGGCCATCTTTGTAATGTTCATAATACTCTTCCCCGTCTACTACATCTTCATCGTCTCAGTGACGCCCGGCTCCACGCTCGCGACGACGAAGCTCGAGCTGATACCCCACAACGCCAGCCTCGACTCGTACAGGGAAGTCCTCTTCGGCTTCAGGGGTAGCGAGATAAGCGAGAACTTCACGGGGACCATTGAGGGCACAGCTCAAATTCAGAACGGGAAGCTCTACGTTACAAACGGTAAACTTATCGGCAAGGTTAAGTACGGGCCCTTCACGGGGCTGAAGTTCGAGGTACCAGTGTCAAAGGCGGTGTTCGAGGTCGGCTCGGGCACGACCGTGAACCAAAAGTTCAGCGGAAAAGTTAGGGGCCTGTTTGTGCTCACGAGGATCAACGAGGACGGAAGCATAGGCTTCGGAATCGTCAGGAACCTTGAGTTAAGCGACCCGGCCAGGGGAAACCTAACCGAGGGGCCCACCGGCAGGAACTACATCCTCATCAGGAACTCAGGAGAGGTCACCTTTACCCGCGTGGGAAAATTCGTCAACTCGGTTTTCTTCGGCTACCTCAAGAACAGCCTCATACTGGCCACGTTGACGGTGCTCCTCGCGCTGTTCTTCGTGGTTCCAGCGGCGTACGCCTTCTCACGCATGAAGTTCTTCGGCAGGGAGCACGTGCTGTACTTCTACCTGATGTTCACGCAGGTTGCGGGTGGTCTGGGGATAGCCGGGTTGATAGCACTCTACGGTATGCTCGTGAAGCTCGGCCTCTACGATAAGCTGCCGGTGCTGTCCTTCATCTACGCCGCGGGCAGCGTCCCCTTCAACACATGGCTCCTCAAGGGGTACATCGACTCCATCAGCCCTGACTTCGACGAGGCGGCGCTCGTTGACGGCGCCAGTTACCTCCAGATAATCAGGTACGTGCTCCTCCCCATGGCACTTCCGGGAATAGCCACGGTGGCGATATTCGCCTTCATAGGCGGGTGGACGGAGTTCATACTGGCGAGCCTTCTCCTGACGGAGAAGAACCAGCCCTTATCCGTCTGGATATACACCCTCATGGGCGGCATCGGCAGGGGTATTGACTGGAGCTACTTCGGAGCGGCGGCTTTGCTCTTCGCCCTGCCGGTGTTTGTGGCGTTCATGCTCGCCCAGAACTACATAAGAAGCGGCCTCACCATCGGAGGCCTGAAGGAATGA
- a CDS encoding carbohydrate ABC transporter permease, which translates to MKKTTTIALFLILPGMAAFLFFNLWPIVYSIYLAFTNAQLGNFPVQAPQAPKLTFVGLENFRWILSDSKFRSAFLWTWVFVVTSVTLKVLAGIFLSLLYNSRYVKGKMIYRSLLIIPWALPLLFSVTVWRFMFDPIFGPVNHVLKSLGVHTLPNWINDPTWAFVALNIIEVWLAYPFMITVITAALQSVPDTLVEAAIIDGANYWQRIRHVVLPIVGKPIAFATILTSAASFQYFMVPYIYNAGLFEDKFILLYGFRKAFGATPHYGRAAAVMIIATLVLAVYMYVNVKITRLQEGAKG; encoded by the coding sequence ATGAAGAAGACCACAACAATCGCCCTGTTCCTAATCCTCCCGGGCATGGCAGCGTTCCTCTTCTTCAACCTGTGGCCGATAGTGTACTCAATCTACCTGGCCTTCACCAACGCCCAGCTCGGGAACTTCCCGGTTCAGGCACCGCAGGCACCCAAGCTGACCTTCGTGGGGCTGGAGAACTTCAGATGGATACTCAGCGACTCCAAGTTCCGAAGCGCGTTCCTCTGGACGTGGGTGTTCGTGGTGACGAGCGTTACCCTCAAGGTTCTGGCCGGAATCTTCCTCAGCCTGCTCTACAACAGCAGATACGTGAAGGGCAAGATGATTTATCGCTCTCTCCTGATAATCCCCTGGGCCCTGCCGTTGCTCTTCTCCGTCACGGTGTGGAGGTTCATGTTCGACCCGATTTTTGGACCCGTGAACCATGTGCTCAAATCCCTGGGGGTCCACACGCTTCCCAACTGGATTAACGACCCCACCTGGGCCTTCGTAGCGCTCAACATAATCGAGGTCTGGCTCGCCTACCCCTTCATGATAACCGTCATAACCGCCGCGCTCCAGTCGGTTCCCGATACGCTGGTCGAGGCGGCGATAATAGACGGCGCCAACTACTGGCAGAGGATAAGGCACGTGGTTCTTCCGATAGTCGGAAAACCGATAGCCTTTGCCACGATACTGACAAGCGCGGCCAGCTTCCAGTACTTCATGGTGCCCTACATCTACAACGCGGGCCTCTTCGAGGACAAGTTCATACTGCTCTACGGATTCAGAAAAGCCTTCGGGGCCACGCCGCACTACGGCAGGGCAGCGGCGGTCATGATAATAGCGACCCTCGTTCTGGCCGTGTACATGTACGTCAACGTTAAGATAACCAGACTCCAGGAGGGTGCCAAGGGATGA
- a CDS encoding extracellular solute-binding protein, with protein sequence MKKGLFALLLVGVLVASVVASGCIGGGGTTSSSSPATSSPSPSSSTVSSPSETTTSSPSPTQTTTTPETECGSGKVVIWHAMQPNELEVFQSLAEEYMAMCPDVEIVFEQKPNLEDALKAAIPAGQGPDLFIWAHDWIGKFAEAGLLEPIDNYVTKDILDQFAPAAQEAIQYKGHFYAMPFAAETVAIIYNKDMVKEPPKTFDEMKAIMEKYNDPDNEKYGIAYPVNAYFISAWAQAFGGYYFDDETEKPGLDDPKTIEGFEFFFQNIWPYMAPTADYNTQQSIFLEKRAPMMINGPWSIADVKKANINFGIAPLPPITKDGKEYWPRPYGGVKDIYFAAGIKNKEAAWKFVKWFTTSPDAVKELSLKLGYIPVFTPVLNDPDIQNDPVIYGFAQAVQHMYLMPKSPKMSAVWGGVDGAINDILKDPANADIPAILKQHQQEILSNING encoded by the coding sequence ATGAAGAAGGGATTGTTTGCCCTGCTTTTGGTTGGAGTTTTGGTTGCAAGCGTAGTGGCCAGCGGCTGTATCGGCGGCGGAGGAACCACGAGTTCCTCGAGTCCGGCGACCAGCTCTCCGAGCCCGTCGAGCTCGACGGTTAGCTCTCCGAGTGAGACGACCACCAGCTCACCGAGCCCCACCCAGACAACGACCACTCCGGAGACGGAGTGCGGTAGTGGAAAGGTTGTGATCTGGCACGCCATGCAGCCCAACGAGCTCGAGGTCTTCCAGAGCCTCGCCGAGGAGTACATGGCCATGTGCCCGGACGTGGAGATAGTCTTTGAGCAGAAGCCCAACCTCGAGGACGCCCTCAAGGCGGCCATTCCGGCCGGCCAGGGACCGGACCTCTTCATCTGGGCCCACGACTGGATAGGGAAGTTCGCAGAGGCCGGACTCCTCGAGCCCATCGACAACTACGTCACCAAGGACATCCTCGACCAGTTCGCCCCCGCCGCCCAGGAGGCCATACAGTACAAGGGGCACTTCTACGCGATGCCCTTCGCGGCCGAGACCGTCGCGATAATCTACAACAAGGACATGGTGAAGGAACCCCCCAAGACCTTCGACGAGATGAAGGCCATAATGGAGAAGTACAACGACCCGGACAACGAGAAGTACGGGATAGCGTATCCGGTTAACGCCTACTTCATCTCCGCCTGGGCCCAGGCCTTCGGCGGCTACTATTTCGACGACGAGACGGAAAAGCCAGGGCTCGACGACCCGAAGACCATAGAAGGTTTTGAGTTCTTCTTCCAGAACATCTGGCCGTACATGGCTCCAACAGCTGACTACAACACCCAGCAGAGCATCTTCCTCGAGAAGAGGGCTCCGATGATGATCAACGGGCCCTGGAGCATAGCCGACGTCAAGAAGGCAAACATCAACTTCGGCATCGCTCCGCTCCCGCCCATAACCAAGGACGGGAAGGAGTACTGGCCGAGGCCCTACGGTGGCGTCAAGGACATCTACTTCGCCGCCGGAATAAAGAACAAGGAGGCCGCCTGGAAGTTCGTCAAGTGGTTCACCACCTCCCCGGACGCCGTCAAGGAGCTCTCGCTCAAGCTCGGGTATATCCCCGTTTTCACGCCCGTTCTCAACGACCCGGACATACAGAATGACCCCGTCATCTACGGCTTCGCACAGGCGGTCCAGCACATGTACCTGATGCCCAAGAGCCCGAAGATGAGCGCCGTCTGGGGCGGTGTTGACGGGGCCATCAACGACATACTCAAGGACCCGGCCAACGCGGACATCCCGGCCATACTCAAGCAGCACCAGCAGGAGATTCTGAGCAACATCAACGGCTGA
- a CDS encoding alpha amylase N-terminal ig-like domain-containing protein, which yields MYKIFGFRDDGRFGRVAEVEFSIPAGSEEGYAYLLGNFNAFNEGSFRMMMEGRRWSVRLELPEGLWYYGFSVDGEFLTDPENPEKRVYRRPSYRFERKVSVARIIGDGDFFHGPSATYLYSLWGRTHVILRVRRGKARGAVLRTEDREIEMRLKARDEFFEYFEGFLPGDGPVRYSFLVESEGGTIEYGPFNARPYKLEAPDWVFGRVFYQIMPDRFRRGHGPKEENTIPGGNFHGGDLWGIIEKLDHLENLGINALYLTPIFASMTYHRYDITDYFRVDERLGGEAAFVKLIGELRKRGIRLVLDGVFHHTSFFHPYFQDVVKKGEESEYKGFYRITGFPVVSREFMEILNSGLPLTEKYIKLKKLDWNYESFYSVWLMPRLNHDNPEVRRFIGGVMRHWLEKGADGWRLDVAHGVPPGLWREVKESLPGEAYLFGEVMDDARPWLFDVFHGTMNYPLYDLILRFFVEGSIDSGEFLNGLELLSTHYGPTEYVMYNFLDNHDTERFIDLVGDEEKYLCALAFLMTYRGIPAIFYGDEIGLRGSTGGGMSSGRTPMEWDDEKWNRDVLKATEELVRLRRKSRALQRGEFIPLSFEDGLLLYERVYGDEGVLVGINYSGERRRVNIPWRYLSGGTLELEPWSFAVLEG from the coding sequence ATGTATAAAATTTTCGGATTCAGGGATGATGGAAGGTTTGGAAGGGTAGCCGAGGTGGAGTTCTCGATTCCCGCTGGCTCAGAAGAGGGGTACGCGTACCTTCTCGGAAATTTCAACGCGTTCAACGAGGGAAGCTTTCGGATGATGATGGAAGGGCGAAGGTGGAGCGTAAGGCTGGAGCTACCGGAGGGGCTCTGGTACTACGGCTTCTCGGTGGACGGGGAGTTCCTCACCGACCCGGAGAACCCCGAGAAGAGGGTTTACAGGAGGCCATCCTACAGGTTCGAGAGGAAGGTCAGCGTGGCGAGGATAATCGGGGACGGGGACTTCTTCCACGGGCCGAGCGCCACCTACCTCTATTCCCTTTGGGGGAGAACCCACGTAATCCTCCGGGTGAGGAGGGGAAAAGCCCGGGGGGCCGTTTTACGAACCGAGGACAGGGAAATTGAGATGAGGCTCAAGGCCCGCGATGAGTTCTTCGAGTACTTCGAGGGGTTTCTCCCGGGCGATGGGCCCGTCAGGTACTCATTCCTCGTGGAATCGGAGGGAGGAACCATCGAATACGGGCCCTTCAACGCCCGCCCGTATAAGCTCGAGGCCCCCGACTGGGTTTTCGGGAGGGTTTTCTACCAGATAATGCCCGACAGGTTCAGGAGGGGGCACGGTCCAAAGGAGGAGAACACGATCCCCGGGGGCAACTTCCACGGGGGCGACCTGTGGGGAATCATAGAAAAACTCGACCACCTTGAGAACCTCGGGATAAACGCCCTCTACCTCACCCCGATATTCGCGTCCATGACCTACCACCGCTACGATATCACCGATTACTTCAGGGTCGATGAAAGGCTCGGTGGAGAGGCCGCCTTCGTGAAGCTCATCGGGGAGCTCAGGAAGAGGGGAATCAGGCTCGTCCTCGACGGGGTTTTCCACCACACGAGCTTCTTTCACCCCTACTTCCAGGACGTGGTCAAAAAAGGTGAGGAGAGCGAGTACAAGGGATTCTACAGGATAACCGGCTTTCCGGTAGTTTCCCGGGAGTTCATGGAGATCCTGAACTCAGGCCTTCCCCTGACCGAGAAGTACATCAAACTAAAGAAGCTGGACTGGAACTACGAGAGCTTTTACTCCGTCTGGCTGATGCCGAGGCTGAACCACGACAACCCGGAGGTGAGACGCTTCATAGGGGGCGTGATGAGGCACTGGCTCGAGAAGGGGGCGGACGGCTGGCGTCTGGACGTCGCCCACGGCGTTCCACCGGGGCTCTGGAGGGAGGTAAAGGAATCCCTGCCCGGAGAGGCATACCTCTTTGGAGAGGTCATGGACGACGCGAGGCCATGGCTGTTCGACGTCTTCCACGGCACCATGAACTACCCGCTCTACGACCTCATCCTGAGGTTCTTCGTTGAGGGTAGCATCGACTCGGGGGAATTCCTGAATGGCCTGGAACTCCTGAGCACCCATTACGGCCCGACCGAGTACGTCATGTACAACTTCCTCGACAACCACGACACCGAGCGCTTCATAGACCTGGTGGGAGACGAGGAGAAGTACCTCTGCGCGCTGGCGTTCCTCATGACCTACAGGGGGATTCCCGCGATTTTCTACGGGGACGAGATTGGACTGAGGGGAAGCACGGGAGGGGGAATGAGCTCCGGGAGGACGCCGATGGAATGGGATGATGAGAAATGGAATCGAGACGTCCTGAAGGCCACGGAAGAGCTCGTGAGGCTCAGGCGGAAAAGCCGGGCGCTCCAGAGGGGGGAGTTCATACCGCTGTCCTTCGAGGACGGTCTCCTCCTCTACGAGAGGGTTTACGGCGATGAGGGCGTTCTCGTCGGGATAAACTATTCGGGGGAGCGGAGACGCGTAAACATCCCCTGGAGGTATCTCTCAGGGGGTACGCTGGAACTGGAACCGTGGTCTTTCGCGGTTCTTGAGGGATGA
- the trmBL1 gene encoding HTH-type sugar sensing transcriptional regulator TrmBL1 has translation MKEDEIIEKLQKLGLTKYESLAYITLLKLGPSKATEVTKESGIPHTRVYDVLSSLHRKGFVDVMQGSPRLYKPVNPEVVLEKIKEDFIEDIENLKVAFLDLYREVHGEDLPEIWTIQGFDNTVERAEYVIRTAKHEVLINTPFEFLGLIKNEIRSRKDIIFVIISNFEEVPNWLKGDNVILARTGGAPWLMASWIIGDLNYALFFGALPKDKRREKFYSFWAKSPKIIQNYMHWFYTIYFDNSELIKPLNYGSLPKPLSLVNIRTLITVLKFTELPRKAEIAGRLVDTKEPVTLDGEIVSYEYTPLTANVTVRAGGREWKVGGIGSYFEDVEGEKFILLG, from the coding sequence ATGAAAGAAGATGAGATAATCGAGAAGCTCCAGAAGCTTGGATTAACGAAGTACGAGAGCCTGGCTTACATAACCCTCCTTAAGCTCGGCCCCAGCAAGGCCACCGAGGTGACCAAGGAGAGCGGAATCCCTCACACAAGGGTTTACGACGTTCTGAGCTCCCTCCACAGGAAGGGGTTCGTGGATGTCATGCAGGGCTCCCCGAGGCTGTACAAACCGGTCAACCCCGAGGTGGTTCTCGAGAAGATAAAGGAGGACTTCATAGAGGACATCGAGAACCTCAAGGTCGCTTTCCTCGACCTCTACCGCGAGGTCCACGGGGAAGATTTACCTGAGATCTGGACGATTCAGGGCTTCGACAACACCGTTGAGCGCGCGGAGTACGTCATAAGAACGGCCAAGCACGAGGTTCTCATAAACACACCCTTTGAGTTCCTCGGGCTCATCAAGAACGAAATCCGCTCCCGGAAGGACATAATCTTCGTCATAATAAGCAACTTCGAGGAGGTACCGAACTGGTTAAAGGGGGACAACGTGATCCTCGCCAGGACGGGAGGTGCCCCGTGGCTGATGGCCAGCTGGATAATCGGTGACCTCAACTACGCCCTCTTCTTCGGTGCCCTCCCCAAGGATAAGAGGCGCGAGAAGTTCTACTCCTTCTGGGCCAAGAGCCCGAAGATAATCCAGAACTACATGCACTGGTTCTACACCATCTACTTCGACAACAGCGAACTCATCAAGCCGCTGAACTACGGATCCCTGCCGAAGCCCCTCTCGCTCGTGAACATCAGGACGCTGATAACGGTTCTGAAGTTCACCGAACTCCCCCGGAAGGCGGAGATAGCCGGCAGGCTCGTGGACACCAAGGAGCCGGTAACCCTCGACGGGGAGATAGTCTCCTACGAGTACACTCCGCTGACGGCCAACGTAACCGTCCGGGCCGGCGGAAGGGAGTGGAAGGTGGGCGGCATCGGAAGCTATTTCGAGGACGTGGAGGGGGAGAAGTTCATCCTCCTCGGGTGA